AATGGCTGCGACATCTGCCTCAGTCGGGCGCGAGGTGTAACCGCCACCGTAGCGTCCACCGTCGTCATCGATTGGCATGTGAGCCTCCCGGTTGGTCGCGCGAACTCGCGGGCGAGTCTGCCACTTGGGTCAGACCCTAATGCTGTTGTTTCCGACCCTACCCATTCTCGTCGGTCTTGGGCGAGGGCGAATCGGCCGTGGGGCCGTTCCAATCACTGCCGTAGGCGCCTTTGGAGGGGCGTAGTCGGCGCTTGGGCGCCTCCACTCCGGCAGCGAGCTTGCGGGTCGTGATGATGAATCCGGTATGGCCGATCATTCGGTGATCCGGTCGCACAGCGAGGCCTTCGGCGTGCCACGTTCGCAGCATGGTCTCCAGCGACTCGGGCTCGGTCCACCCACCCAGTTCCCGGATCGTCTCGACCGTTCGCGACAACTGGGTCGTCGTGGCCACGTAAATGCACAGAACCCCGCCAGGCCGAAGGGCCCCACCCACTGCGGCAATGCACTCCCAGGGTGCGAGCATGTCCAGAACTGCTCGATCCACGTCGGTGTCGGTAAGGCTCGTCGCCAAGTCACCAACGGTCAGTTCCCACGCCGGATGCTCACTGCCAAAGTAGCGCTGGACATTCTCGGCCGCGATCGTCGCGAAATCTTCGCGGCGCTCGAATGAATGAACGAAGCCCTCGTCCCCGACGGCCCGCAACAAGGAACAGGTCATGGCACCGGAGCCAGCTCCGGCTTCGATAACGCGCGCACCAGGAAAGATGTCGGCGAAACCGACGATGAGAGCCGCGTCCTTGGGATAAATGACGGTTGCGCCGCGAGGCATGGACAGCACGAAATCGCGCAGGAGCGGACGCTGCGCAAGGTACTGAGTCCCGTTGCTTGAGAGCACGACTACGCCCTCAGGGCCGCCAATGAGGTCGTCGTGCGCAATCGCCCCCCGGGCTGTGTGGAACTGACCACCCGGTTCCAGCGTGATGGTGTGGAGGTGCTTCTTCGGGTCCGTCAACTGGACTCGATCACCCGGTTTGAGCACGCCGCGACGTTGATCGGCACCAGTTGAGGTCATGGAGGGTGAGCCTACGTCTGTGTCCACAGGCTTGGTGTCGTCGGTTGGATTGTCGGCGGTTGCACGTAGCCTTCAGAACATGCCAGCAACAGAGACGCCCAACCGGGAGGTCCGCGCGACGCCAGCGTCGACGGCCGACCAACCAGAAAGCCCCGATCAGCCCGTCGCGCAAGTCGCTCCGCCTGGACTGCCAGCCGGTATCGCGTTGTCGCCGTCGAGGGCATCGGACTTTCTCACCTGCCCGCTGCTGTTCCGCTTCCGCGCCATCGATCGCATTCCGGAGCGTCCGAGCTCGGCCGCAGTGCGCGGAACCCTCGTCCACGCGGTGCTGGAGAACCTCTTCGATTTACCAGCAGCCGAACGCACCCTCGCTGCTGCGCACCAGTTGCTCATGCCTACCTGGCGCTCGCTACTTGACGACGATCCAAACCTCAGTTTTGCCCTCGATTCCGGCGCCGAATTCGATGCCGAGGCACTGACCGAGGCCCCGGTCGCCTCCCCCGCCGTACTCGCCGACTGGATCGCCAGCGCCGAACCCCTGCTGGAGACCTACTTTGCCCTGGAAGACCCGAGTCGACTGGAGCCTGCCGCGCGCGAGCTTCGCCTTGAGATGCGACTCGACGAGGGTCCAGCTTTGCGCGGGATCGTCGATCGCCTCGACGTCGCCCCCGGGGATCTGCTGCGAGTCGTGGACTACAAGACGGGTCGCTCACCCGGACCGGGATTTGAGCAGAAGGCGCTGTTTCAGATGCGCTTCTACGCGCTGATGCTTTGGCGGACCAGAGGGGTTTTGCCCAAGCGACTTCAGTTGATGTATCTCGGCGATTCCGAAGTGCTTCAGTACGAGCCGACCGAGGACGAGTTGGTTGGGTTCGAGCGCAAGCTTCGTGCGCTGTGGCAGGCCATCACCAAGGTGGCCGAGCGTGGTGACTGGGAGCCGAGGCCGTCGCGATTGTGCGATTGGTGTGACCATCACTCGCGATGCCCGGCCAAGGGTGGTACACCACCGCCCCTACCGAGCGGCCTCGGCGTCACCGAGCAGGCAGTAACCTGAATCCGTGACTGACACCTCGACACAATCTCCTGCCAGTGGCGCCGCAGCGCATGCCCGTGGCCTATCCAAGATCTACGGAACCGCCGACACCCGCGTTGTCGCGCTGGATAGCGTGGACGTCGATCTGGTCGCAGGTGAGTTCACCGCCATCATGGGCCCTTCTGGCTCGGGCAAAAGCACCCTCATGCACTGCATGGCAGGCCTCGATCAGGCATCGACCGGCGAGGTCTACATCGGAGACGTCGAGCTGACCGGGCTGTCCGACAAAGCCCTGACCAAACTGCGTCGCGAGTCCATCGGCTTCGTTTTCCAGAGTTTCAACCTGGTGCCGACGCTGACGGCCAAGGAGAACATCACCCTGCCCGTCGACATTGCTGGCCGGAAGATCGACCAGCAGTGGTTCGACACAATTGTCGACACGGTTGGATTGCGCGATCGCCTCGGTCACAAGCCGACGGAACTTTCAGGTGGGCAGCAGCAGCGGGTCGCCTGCGCTCGCGCATTGGCCAGCCAACCGCACATCATCTTCGCCGACGAGCCCACCGGGAACCTCGACTCCACGAGTAGCGCGGAGGTGCTTGGATTCCTGCGTCGCAGCGTCGACGAATTCGGTCAAACGATCGTGATCGTCACGCATGAGCCGGTTGCGGCCTCCTACGCCGATCGCGTCATCTTCCTGGCCGACGGCCACATCGTTGATGAACTGCGGGAGCCCACGGCGGAATCAGTGCTGGATTGCATGAAGAGGCTGGACACCGAGCTCGAAGCACCAGCCGCTAGCTAGTTTTGCCACCTAGTTCTGTTCGGCCAGGGCACGCAGTCGAGCAAGATTCAGGTGAGCCAGCGATTCGACTACCAGTCTGCGTGGCGCCGGCTCGATTCGGTTACCCTGCGGAACGGCCACGACGATGCAGCCCGCCGCCGTTGCCGACTCCACGCCCGTTGGTGAGTCCTCGATGACGACGACATTCCGGGGGTCGACCGAAAGCATTCGGCAGGCTTCCACGTAGGGCTGCGGGTCGGGCTTGGGTGAGGCAACCTCATCGCCGGCTATGGTCACATCGAACGTGAGCGGTATGACGGAGAGCACGTTGTCCATCAACCGCCGCCAAGAGTTGGTAACAAGGCCCACAGGTATTCCGGCCGCGACGAGTTCGTCGTGAATCTCGTGGACGCCAGCCTGGACTGGTAGCGGCGCAGCCGCCATGAGTGCCTCGATGTCGGCAACCAACGCGGCCTCAATGTCCGCGGGTTCGGCTCCACACCGATCTGACATGTAGGTCACGACCCGCTCGACAGGCCCGCCCATTGCGTGGAGTTGATCGGCACGGGTCCATTCGTACCCAAACCCCGCCATGGTGCGAACCTCGGACTCCTCCCACAGTGTTTCTGTGTCCACCAGCGTTCCGTCCATGTCGA
The window above is part of the Candidatus Nanopelagicales bacterium genome. Proteins encoded here:
- a CDS encoding tRNA (adenine-N1)-methyltransferase encodes the protein MTSTGADQRRGVLKPGDRVQLTDPKKHLHTITLEPGGQFHTARGAIAHDDLIGGPEGVVVLSSNGTQYLAQRPLLRDFVLSMPRGATVIYPKDAALIVGFADIFPGARVIEAGAGSGAMTCSLLRAVGDEGFVHSFERREDFATIAAENVQRYFGSEHPAWELTVGDLATSLTDTDVDRAVLDMLAPWECIAAVGGALRPGGVLCIYVATTTQLSRTVETIRELGGWTEPESLETMLRTWHAEGLAVRPDHRMIGHTGFIITTRKLAAGVEAPKRRLRPSKGAYGSDWNGPTADSPSPKTDENG
- a CDS encoding PD-(D/E)XK nuclease family protein → MPATETPNREVRATPASTADQPESPDQPVAQVAPPGLPAGIALSPSRASDFLTCPLLFRFRAIDRIPERPSSAAVRGTLVHAVLENLFDLPAAERTLAAAHQLLMPTWRSLLDDDPNLSFALDSGAEFDAEALTEAPVASPAVLADWIASAEPLLETYFALEDPSRLEPAARELRLEMRLDEGPALRGIVDRLDVAPGDLLRVVDYKTGRSPGPGFEQKALFQMRFYALMLWRTRGVLPKRLQLMYLGDSEVLQYEPTEDELVGFERKLRALWQAITKVAERGDWEPRPSRLCDWCDHHSRCPAKGGTPPPLPSGLGVTEQAVT
- a CDS encoding ABC transporter ATP-binding protein; protein product: MTDTSTQSPASGAAAHARGLSKIYGTADTRVVALDSVDVDLVAGEFTAIMGPSGSGKSTLMHCMAGLDQASTGEVYIGDVELTGLSDKALTKLRRESIGFVFQSFNLVPTLTAKENITLPVDIAGRKIDQQWFDTIVDTVGLRDRLGHKPTELSGGQQQRVACARALASQPHIIFADEPTGNLDSTSSAEVLGFLRRSVDEFGQTIVIVTHEPVAASYADRVIFLADGHIVDELREPTAESVLDCMKRLDTELEAPAAS
- a CDS encoding HAD family phosphatase, translated to MAALKAVLFDMDGTLVDTETLWEESEVRTMAGFGYEWTRADQLHAMGGPVERVVTYMSDRCGAEPADIEAALVADIEALMAAAPLPVQAGVHEIHDELVAAGIPVGLVTNSWRRLMDNVLSVIPLTFDVTIAGDEVASPKPDPQPYVEACRMLSVDPRNVVVIEDSPTGVESATAAGCIVVAVPQGNRIEPAPRRLVVESLAHLNLARLRALAEQN